From Salminus brasiliensis chromosome 12, fSalBra1.hap2, whole genome shotgun sequence:
GTCTTCTTGGGCAGCAGTACAGCCTGAATGTTGGGAAGCACACCACCCTGGGCGATAGTGACTCCTCcgagcagtttgttcagctcctcgtcgttacgaacagccagctgcaGGTGACGGGGAATGATACGGGTCTTCTTGTTGTCGCGGGCGGCGTTGCCAGCCAACTCGAGAATCTCAGCGGTGAGATATTCCAGGACGGCGGCCAAGTAGACGGGAGCGCCGGCGCCGACTCGCTCAGCATAGTTGCCTTTGCGCAGGAGCCTGTGCACACGGCCAACAGGGAACTGCAATCCGGCGCGGGACGAGCGAGTCTTGGCCTTGGCCCTAGCTTTACCGCCGGTTTTACCCCTTCCACTCATGATTCGCGTCAGTCGAGTTCGTTGAACGCAGCTGAAATAAACACGGCGAGCGACCGACGCCGTTGATATAGCTAAAACGCCTGCGTTcctattggctaaaagctaGACACACCAACAGCCAATCGCATATCCGCCGTCAGACTCTAGCGTCCTCCCACCTCTGCTCGCTTTGCAACccgaccccctcctcctctcgtgctgtgtgtctggttgagcgagagcgagaaagaaagaaaacggtGTAAagaaagaacccccccccccccacacacacacacacacacacacacacacacacactcatgcccAGTGTTTCCTTTCCCGCTCAAATAAAACACGTACGGCCATAAAGTACTCTGATCATAGAAGGAAAGCAAAGTCAAACCCGAAAATATGTACACTATTGTAAATAGAGCTATTTTATGGGATAGTTACTGCTGTTCTTCTTCCGGCTTaacgttttttgtttgttttttgattcATTTTGCAGTAACAAGGAAAATAAAGCTGTTTGAGATGAAACTGtggggtggctcttaaaagagccgttgtaGAGGGAAACAAGACATGAAGTTAAAGGGCGTGACTGTTTACTTCTTCTTAGGGGCAGCCTTTTTCGCCTTCGCCGCTTTGGGCTTAGCTGCTTTAGGCTTGACCGCTTTGGCTTTCTTTGGGCTCTTGGTCGCCTTTTTGGGAGGCAccggcttcttggccttcttggggcttttcgctgccttcttagcggccgcgacgggcttcttggccttcttgggggatttcttagccgcagtgggtttcttggctgctaccttcttggccgcggctggtttcttggcggccggcttcttagctttaggtgccggcttcttggcggccggcttcttcttAGCCTCGGTCTGCTTCTTGTTAAGCTTGAAAGAGCCCGACGCGCCGGTGCCTTTGGTCTGCACCAGAGTGCCCTTGGTGACGAGGCTCTTGACGGCGAGCTTAACGCGTGAGTTGTTCTTCTCGACGTCGTAGCCGCCGGCAGCCAGGGCTTTCTTCAgggcggcgagagacacgccgcTCCTCTCCTTGGACGCAGAGACGGCCTTGACGATGAGCTCGCCGACGCTGGGGCCGGCTTTCTTGGGGCGGGCGGCGGCCTTCTTCTTGGGGGCCTTGGCGGGCGCCGAggcggctggggctggagcgacttctgccattgttctgctttgctgagagctggagtgagcacaaactgctgcagcgttCTGTGGAACCTCCGGCTGCAGCGAGGGGGGCGGCCCTTAAAAGTCACATGAGAACGTTGTGGACT
This genomic window contains:
- the LOC140573713 gene encoding histone H1-like codes for the protein MAEVAPAPAASAPAKAPKKKAAARPKKAGPSVGELIVKAVSASKERSGVSLAALKKALAAGGYDVEKNNSRVKLAVKSLVTKGTLVQTKGTGASGSFKLNKKQTEAKKKPAAKKPAPKAKKPAAKKPAAAKKVAAKKPTAAKKSPKKAKKPVAAAKKAAKSPKKAKKPVPPKKATKSPKKAKAVKPKAAKPKAAKAKKAAPKKK